ACAGGCGCCATCGAACTGATAAGCGCCAAGCAGGTGGTAGAGCCGGGAGACATTATTGTGCTGACGGCAGGAATACCGTCTCCAAATATAAAGCGGTCAAAAGAAGGCGTCAGCAATATGATGCGAATAGCGGTTATAGATTAGTTAGAGGGCACAGGTATTTCTGTGCCCTTTTTAATGTTAAGGCAAGGATCCAGGGTGAACTTTGAGAAAAAGTGGAGGCCGAATATGTACGATTATAAAGAAAAAAACAAAGACAGGGCGGAAAGAAAAAGGCATTTAAATGTAAATGCAGGTACATCAGAGTCGGGGCAAACGATACAAAGACATACAGCAGTGCCGGGCACAGACTTCAGGAAGTCGGCCCCAGGGCCCGATGGGAAGCGGCATATAATGGTAAAGAAGAATGAAGCAGCAACCATCTATATTCGGAACGACTGCCCCTTTATTCCTGCTGAGTTCCGTCCTCTTGGCATATCTGTGATGGGAAGTATTATCGATCCGGAGGACAGCCGGTCAATTTATAATGTTTTTGTGCAGGGACCTGTGCCGGAGTCTGATATCCAAATACGTCATTTAGATAACATGGTAAAAAAGGCGGGAGGACGGGAACGTACGAATGAGGAACAAGTGCATGCGGCAGAACGGCTTGAGCTTCAGAAGAGTTATCTTACCGAGGCGATCCGTGCGGTCGATTCTTTGGATTTGATGATCGATGCTCTGATAAGCGGCGACACTAAAATACAAGCTCCAGTGGTGTACCAGGATATAGACACAATTTTGAAAGGACTGACCGCTCATCATATGTCAGCTGACCCTGAACAGCGCATTACCGCAGCTGCCCTGGGAATGGACATACTGTATGCGGTTTATGCCATGAAAGAAATTCTGGAGAAAATATGGCCGAAATTAGTACAGTATGTAAAGCCTGAAGTTGGGCCTCCTTACGAAATTCTTTCACAGAGGCAGAAAAATGATTGCAGACTGATCATGGATGTGGTCCGCAGTGAATTAGAACTGCGCATGTCGCAGGTGACAATGGAATGTCTGTATATCCCGTTTAAGCCCGAGTTCCCGACAGGATGCGCCATGTCAGCCAATAAGCGGAGCATATTGCTCAGCGGCGGCGCCGACATTTGTGAAGCGGCGGATTTCAGCATAAGCCCTGGGAGCCCGCTGAATGAGGAAATTGGATGGAAAGGGCACCTGGCTACGAGGATCAATGTGGATCCTATTACGAGAGACTCTTTATTTATTGAAGATGCTGTCGGTAAATCACTGATAGATAATGAAGCTTCAAATGCGCATTGGTATGCGAACCTATATGGGATACAGGAGGACAGGGTAAAAACGGAGCCGGACGCAAACATTAAGTCACTTATGCAGCCAAAACCGCAGTGTATCTTCAATAGACTGAGTTATGAGTTCAGATCAAATTACTTTAGAATGACAGGAATCAGGCCAGGAGAGTCATGGAAAATAGATTACTTAAGGAGTAGAGAAGGGCAGAAGAGAAAAAAGCTGGGCACACTTTATATACATATTACATCTGATTTCATGTTTGGTTATGACTTTAATAATACATCTTCGGGTGAGAGTTTTTTTGCATTTGATTTTTCCGATTTTCTGCGGGAAACAGCGGATTCTGTGATCGACGGACTGATACTGCAGCAACAGGCAGTTGCGGCATACCGCCGGGAGCAGGGGAGTTTTGGGATAGGAAAGCGGCACTCTGATTTAAAGACACAGATGAATAGACAGTATATTTTGAACACAAAGACAGAAGATTTTGCTGATTGCTCAGAAATATATCTGTTTGGGCTGGAGGATATCAGTCTGCCGGAGCCGGTTATGGAGCCGGAGGATATCTGTTAATAAGATTTTTATATGGAATCTTGTTTTTATATAAATTTTAATATTGACAGAAAAAATGGAATGTACTATAGTGTTCCTATGGAGAACTACTAGAAGAAAGTGAAGGACAAAATGATGGAAAGTACGACATTTGTGGAGCGTCTGCTGGAGTTTGGTCTTACGAGGCAGGAGGCCGCCATCTACCAGTGCCTTTTGGGCGAAGGCAAGACGACAGGGTATGAGGTGGCTAAGTTAATAGGAATTTCCAGATCCAATGCATATAATTCTCTGGCCAGCCTTACGGAGAAAGGCGGGGCGTATCTGGTGGAAGAAGGTACTACGAGAAAGTACGTGCCGGTGCCGCTCAGAGAGTTCTGTAAAAACCATCTGAGGATGCTTGAGGAATCCAGAAACTGGCTCATATCCCATCTGCCCACGGAAAAGAGCAGTGCGGAAGGATATATAACGATAGAAGGAGCCCGCCATATACTTGATAAGATGAAGAACCTGCTTGCCCAGGCGGAGAGCAGAGTGTACATATCATGTACGAGAAATTATCTGCTCCTTTTTGTGCGTGAACTGGAGGACCTTGTCGCTGCCCGCAGGAAGGTAGTGATCATCACGGACCGTCCGGTCCATCTTGCCAATGTGAAGGTATATCTCGGAGAGGACAGAGGGATGCAGATAGGACTTATTACAGATTCAAAGTATGTACTCACAGGAGAATATGGGGAAGGGAGCCTGA
This is a stretch of genomic DNA from [Clostridium] hylemonae DSM 15053. It encodes these proteins:
- a CDS encoding TrmB family transcriptional regulator, which gives rise to MESTTFVERLLEFGLTRQEAAIYQCLLGEGKTTGYEVAKLIGISRSNAYNSLASLTEKGGAYLVEEGTTRKYVPVPLREFCKNHLRMLEESRNWLISHLPTEKSSAEGYITIEGARHILDKMKNLLAQAESRVYISCTRNYLLLFVRELEDLVAARRKVVIITDRPVHLANVKVYLGEDRGMQIGLITDSKYVLTGEYGEGSLNTCLYSGQKNFVELYKRALGNEIKLLALREENRES